In the Larimichthys crocea isolate SSNF chromosome XXI, L_crocea_2.0, whole genome shotgun sequence genome, one interval contains:
- the si:ch211-256a21.4 gene encoding uncharacterized protein si:ch211-256a21.4: MKFLELSDSISRFRFLQSCVGLAGCLCVCFAVWTPFWLKEKGLWAEWNNTKSDQTNLKDGPVFNVVEAQRVFAVLSFVMAVSTGALCLVFALCWTSQTVRSYSNTRSLLMAGQALYPTTLLLLTMASTGFFFLLSWSFFTYQHREEISQDLSSLGSSYWIGALGWVLLLIVEVIVFIAEQAVVPDILPDLEKAVESWRISSQLKAAQRSFSDSYHPGYTNLQRYMSVP; the protein is encoded by the exons ATGAAGTTTCTGGAGCTGAGTGACTCCATCAGTCGCTTCAGGTTTCTTCAGTCCTGTGTGGGGTTGGCaggctgcctgtgtgtgtgctttgccGTGTGGACGCCGTTCTGGCTGAAGGAGAAGGGGCTCTGGGCAGAGTGGAATAACACTAAAAGCGACCAGACAAATCTCAAAGATGGCCCTGTCTTTAATG TTGTGGAAGCACAGAGAGTATTTGCTGTTTTGTCCTTCGTGATGGCTGTGAGCACTGGTGCTCTGTGTCTGGTGTTTGCCCTCTGCTGGACATCTCAGACGGTGCGCTCCTACTCAAACACTCGCTCTCTCCTCATGGCAGGACAGGCTCTCTACCCCACCACACTGCTTCTGCTCACCATGGCCTCTACAG gtttctttttcctcctcagctggTCGTTTTTCACTTATCAGCACCGGGAAGAAATCAGTCAAGACCTCTCCAGCCTGGGCTCCTCCTATTGGATAGGAGCCTTAGGATGGGTCCTGCTGTTGATCGTGGAGGTGATAGTCTTTATAGCTGAACAAGCTGTTGTGCCAGACATCCTCCCAGACTTAGAAAAGGCTGTGGAGTCATGGCGGATTTCCTCTCAACTTAAGGCTGCTCAACGCTCTTTTAGTGATAGTTATCACCCTGGTTACACCAACCTACAGAGGTATATGTCAGTACCTTGA
- the accs gene encoding 1-aminocyclopropane-1-carboxylate synthase-like protein 1, with amino-acid sequence MDFRGRRHERGSNWTDPEIVELLQLWSDESVQIELESSLRNQRVFDRIAHILRDKGIYRTGDQCREKIKKMKLEYRRIKDNHKMRSWKFYDVMDRVLANRPAITYSSLGGAVIAQQVFQSPGGSDPYAQGLPTGSFGPVSSGGFLFGQPPKTGDPLDIKCENVDENMLNSGVAPPEMYYGSGDDQETDGQSLLGPEDTLARGESSTNARISPSGFSDLNIGSSATGAAQAVGGDAPQDTSEQPRKEDPHTPASVRQRKRRRGGKTSWCHGGVRCNSQGRLDKVLASFLNWQQSAEERLLSLEEARLERELQAEERREQQEERRAEQERQHELRLFTMLTGALVAVRQGAPTAETTLTDPSVSPLAHLSASLMTTAAPSVSSSSSQPLSEAPTAAHAVSTQAAIKSTLPTSVKACEMSQNGLATESRVAETPGPSMYLSNRGNSIRQQQGILQEGYIQYGMNKYHVTDNPDGIINMGTSENKLCYDLLHKRLTKPDMLHIEPSLLQYSDWRGHTFLREEVARFLTHYCCSPSPLKADNVVVMNGCGSLFSCIAAVICDPRDVILIPTPFYGVITEDLLLYSDVRLFHVPLDCEADGKDSRPFHLTVEKLEEGLKRGKQEGLIVRAVILMNPHNPLAEIYTLKEMIAFLEFAKRNELHAIIDELYMLTVFDESVTFHSVLSVDSLPDPQRTHVMWGLSKDFAMAGVRIGTLYTENKDLVEALAQMGSFHGISGITQHQVAQLLQDREWINKDFLPENRRRLKAAHSYLTGELKSLGIPYLDTSAALYVWADLRKYLRETSFEEELSMWRGFLRHKVVLSCGQAFSCATPGWFRIVFADQQHHLQPGVKRIREALKEMDEKITSPDSHSVKEGSKESIESVKEDSADSDNAAIVNSTSSPQSKSSDQPKEKDSPVPETGALAAEEFVLLDCQASKPAEGLDSLIGTLRHQIRSSDWLEKNTPELSAGEDPEILDVFKALLQRARK; translated from the exons ATGGACTTTCGCGGCAGGAGGCACGAACGAGGCAGCAACTGGACCGACCCGGAGATAGTGGAGCTGCTCCAGCTGTGGTCCGACGAGTCGGTGCAGATTGAATTGGAGAGCTCATTGCGCAACCAGCGTGTGTTTGACCGCATAGCGCACATTTTGCGTGATAAGGGGATCTACCGCACTGGTGATCAGTGCAGGGAGAAGATTAAAAAGATGAAGTTGGAGTACCGCCGCATTAAAGACAACCACAAAATGAGGTCTTGGAAGTTCTATGATGTGATGGATAGGGTGCTGGCCAACCGACCTGCTATCACCTACTCCTCCCTAGGCGGAGCTGTCATAGCTCAACAGGTGTTTCAGAGTCCAGGTGGATCTGACCCATATGCGCAAGGGCTTCCAACTGGCTCCTTTGGTCCTGTTTCCTCTGGTGGGTTTCTGTTTGGTCAGCCTCCAAAGACCGGAGATCCACTGGatattaaatgtgaaaatgttgatGAGAACATGCTGAACTCAGGTGTTGCGCCCCCTGAGATGTACTATGGATCTGGAGATGACCAGGAAACTGATGGGCAGTCTCTACTGGGGCCAGAGGACACTCTGGCCAGAGGAGAGAGCTCAACAAATGCAAGAATCTCCCCTTCAG GTTTTAGTGACTTGAACATTGGCAGCTCTGCCACAGGTGCAGCACAGGCTGTTGGTGGTGATGCACCACAGGACACATCTGAGCAGCCCAGGAAGGAGGATCCTCATACGCCAGCCTCTGTGAGACAGAGGAAACGTCGCCGCGGTGGCAAAACATCATGGTGTCATGGGGGTGTAAGATGTAACAGTCAGGGGCGCCTGGATAAAGTCTTGGCCAGCTTCCTGAACTGGCAGCAGTCAGCAGAGGAGCGCCTCCTCTCTCTGGAAGAAGCACGTCTGGAGAGGGAGTTGCAGGCCGAGGAACGCAGGgaacagcaggaggagaggagggcagaACAGGAGCGCCAGCACGAGCTCCGCCTGTTCACCATGCTGACGGGGGCACTGGTCGCTGTCAGACAGGGTGCCCCAACCGCTGAGACAACACTGACTGACCCCTCCGTCTCACCCCTGGCTCATCTGTCAGCTTCACTGATGACCACAGCCGCCCCCTCCGTCtcgtcatcttcatcacagCCGCTCTCAGAAGCCCCCACGGCAGCACACGCTGTTTCCACTCAGGCGGCGATAAAGTCAACACTGCCGACATCTGTCAAGGCCTGCGAAATGTCTCAGAATGGTTTGGCAACAGAGTCAAGAGTTGCAGAAACTCCTGGCCCTAGCATGTACCTGTCCAACCGTGGAAACAGCATCCGACAGCAGCAAGGCATTCTTCAGGAGGGCTATATTCAATATGGGATGAACAAATACCACGTCACAGATAACCCTGAT GGTATAATCAACATGGGTACCAGTGAGAACAAACTATGCTATGATCTTCTTCATAAACGG CTGACCAAGCCTGACATGCTACACATTGAGCCATCCTTGTTGCAGTATTCAGACTGGAGAGGACACACATT CCTGAGAGAGGAGGTTGCAAGGTTCCTGACTCACTACTGCTGTTCTCCAAGCCCATTGAAAGCTGACAAT gtTGTGGTGATGAATGGCTGTGGTTCGCTCTTCTCATGTATTGCTGCAGTCATTTGTGACCCTAGAG ATGTTATTCTAATTCCTACTCCTTTCTACGGCGTTATCACTGAGGATCTTCTTTTGTACAGCGATGTCAGACTCTTTCATGTTCCTCTTGATTGTGAG GCCGATGGCAAAGACAGTCGACCCTTCCACCTCACTGTGGAGAAACTGGAAGAAGGTCTGAAAAGGGGAAAACAAGAG GGGTTGATCGTTCGAGCTGTTATACTCATGAACCCCCACAACCCTTTGGCCGAGATCTACACACTGAAGGAGATGATTGCATTCTTAGAGTTTGCCAAAAG AAATGAACTCCACGCCATCATAGATGAATTGTACATGCTCACGGTCTTTGATGAATCTGTCACCTTTCACAGTGTCCTCAGTGTCGACAG TTTGCCCGACCCACAGAGGACACATGTAATGTGGGGGTTGAGCAAG GACTTTGCAATGGCAGGAGTCCGAATAGGCACCTTGTATACGGAGAACAAAGACCTTGTGGAGGCTCTTGCCCAAATGGGCTCATTCCATGGTATCTCTGGAATTACCCAACACCAGGTTGCACAACTGCTTCAGGACAGAG AGTGGATCAACAAGGATTTTTTACCTGAGAACAGACGCAGACTAAAAGCTGCTCACAGTTACCTGACAGGAGAGCTGAAGAGTTTGGGCATCCCTTACCTGGACACGTCTGCTGCACTGTATGTCTGGGCAGATCTCAGAAAG TACCTCAGAGAGACGTCATTTGAGGAGGAGTTGTCAATGTGGAGGGGTTTCCTCAGACACAAGGTGGTTTTGAGCTGTGGTCAAGCTTTCTCGTGCGCCACACCGGGTTGGTTTCGCATTGTCTTTGCAGACCAACAGCACCACCTTCAGCCTG gtgTGAAGCGAATTAGAGAGGCTTTGAAAGAAATGGATGAAAAAATCACCAGCCCTGACTCACACTCTGTCAAAGAGGGCAGTAAGGAGAGCATAGAATCAGTGAAAGAGGACAGTGCAGACTCAGACAATGCTGCAATTGTCAATTCAACATCATCACCCCAGAGCAAGTCATCCGACCAGCCGAAGGAGAAAGATAGCCCTGTTCCTGAGACAGGCGCACTGGCCGCTGAAGAGTTTGTGTTGCTGGACTGCCAAGCATCCAAGCCTGCAGAGGGTCTGGACTCTCTGATCGGGACTCTCAGGCATCAGATCCgctcctctgattggctggagaaaaACACTCCAGAGCTGTCTGCTGGAGAAGACCCAGAGATTCTTGATGTATTTAAGGCCCTGCTACAAAGAGCCAGAAAGTAA